Genomic DNA from Peribacillus simplex:
ACAGAACAAAAGGTTCTATCGATTTTACAGGAGGAAATTGAAAAAGTGCTGAAGGAGGAAATGGGGAATGATTACAGCTTTAAGACGAATCATATTCATCGCGATGATAGCGGGGATATGGGAAGTCACATCTAGACTTTCCAGTCTTCCGGAATTCATGTTCCCAAGCCTGACCCAGGTTTTGGAAACTCTGTTTAATGGACTGATGAGCGGACAAATAACTGAAGCCATCGGAAAAAGCCTTGGCCGTATCCTGATCGGCTTTACGATTGCCATTATAGTAGGTCTAATATTAGGATATTTCATTTGGCGCTTTAAATTGGTTGAAGACACTTTAGGATTCGTCGTGACGGCATTACAGTCCATCCCGAGTATCGTGTGGTTCCCTTTAGCGATCATTTGGTTTGGATTGAATGATTTTTCGATTCTCTTTATTGTCACCATCGGCGCAACTTGGACGATGACGGTTAATGCAACAAGTGGTTTCCGGAATGTCCCCCAGTTGTATCAGCGGGTTGCCAAGACATATGGATCGACCGGGTTTCATTTTCTTCGCACCGTGATTTTACCAGCATCCGTCCCGCAAATAATTTCCGGTCTCCGAATTGCATGGGCCTTTTCCTGGCGTGCACTGATGGCAGGTGAATTACTTGGCGGGGGAGGCGGTCTTGGACAATTGCTGGAAATGGGCAGATCACTGGGACAAATGGATTTGGTCATCTCCGTGATGATCATCATCGCCATCATCGGAACAATCGTGGATAATGTCGTCTTTTCCCGCCTTGAACGTAATGTTCAACTGAAATGGGGAGTGAAGTAACGATAGTTTAATAAAATAATAGTCCAAAAGGAGAGAAAAATATGCTGAAAAAATCATTTTTTGCCCTTATTTTGTCTGTGTTGTTAATCGGAATAGTAAGCGGATGCACTCAATCCAGCAGCAATGATGAAGAAGGAGAAGGTTCGGGGGGGAAATCCGTGAAAATTGGATATTTTCCTAACTTAACCCACAGTGCAACGATCATTGCACTCGAAAAGGGCTTTTTCGAAGAAGAGTTCGGTAAAGATGTTAAGATTGAAACCAAGACAGTGGCCAATGGCGGATTATTCATGGAAGCAATGGCTACAAACGCCATTGATGTCGGAACGGTCGGGCCTGGTCCATTGCTTAACTTTTACGTAAAAAACCCTGAATACCACTTGATCTCCGGGGCTGTTAATGGAGGTGCCGTACTTGTGGCTAGCGAGGGCAGCAAAGTTACGGATTTAAAAGATTTGGGCGGTAAAAAGGTAGCGATTCCCGTCATTGGAAGTACACAGGATGTCATGCTTAGGAAGGCCCTTCAAGATGTTGACTTAAAACCGACTACGAATGGGGGGACAGTCGAGCTGTATGCGGCAGCACCTGCTGACACAACCGCACTTTTTGTCCAAAAATCTGTCGATGCAGCAGCAACCCAGGAACCATGGGGTTATGTATTGGAAAACCAGGCAAAAGGAAAGTTATTGCTTGACTGGGATCAATTTGCATGGGGGAAAGATTCACCTAACACGGTAGTGGCTGCAAGCCAGAAGTTCTTGGATAAAAAGGGGCTCGCTGCTTCTTATTTGAAGGCGCATGAAAAAGCGGTGAAGTTTATACAAGACAACCCTGAAGAAAGCCAAGAGCTGGTTATTAAGCATCTGAAGGAACTGACTGGAAAAGAATTAAGTAAAGAAGAAGTGGCTTCAGCATTTTCACGCCTTGAAGTGACAACTGAAGTTAATGAGCAAGTCATTCAGGAAATGGCAGACATAAGCAAAGAAGCTGGTTATATCCCTAGCAATGATATAAAAGGCATGATCGATTTATCAATTCTTGAAGAAGTGTCCAAATAAGTTGAAACAAGCAAGCGCCTCAGCCATCCTGGCTTTGGCGCTTTTTTGTAATCAGGTCAAGGCTGAAAATCCATCGTATTGCGCCGGGGAATATAATCATACATATATAACCACGGCAGGTCATGAATTCCTCGCTATGGGCAGACTTGATCCAATGCTTGGATAACATGATCAACCTCATCCCAGGAATGGATGGTAGCGCCTGAAGCCAGTGAATGTCCTCCACCATTGAATTGACGTGCGACTGAAGCGATGGGAATATTCCGTGAACGTATCCTGACACGGATTTCAGAAGGATATTCGATGAAGAAAGCCCAGATTTTATTGCTCCTGACATTCGATAGTGTATTAACTAAATTCGAAGCTTCAATTCGATCCACGCCATACATATTTAACAGATCCTCCGTAATAATGAAGTAAGCTACCCCTTTATCGGTCACATTGAAGCTCATGAGGATGTCCGTTTGAAGTCTTGACGCGTTTTTCGTCTTTATATTAAGGCTGTTATGGATTCTTTCTGGATGAATATTATAAGTTCTTAAGTGCGAAACCATTTTTAATGTCCTGGAAGTTGTATTCCCATTCATGAAATTACCTGTATCACTAAGTATTCCTGCATAAAATGATTTAGCCGCTTCTTTATTCATGATAAAGCCTTCTGGAAATTCCAAGAATAAATCAACAAGCATTTCACTGGCAGAGCTATAAGAAGGGTCGACCCAGGAAAGATCACCAAATTGCTCATAATCGGGATGGTGGTCAATTTTGATTAGCATGTCCCCGTGATCATATCGGGTATCACTGATCCGTGAAATGTTGGCAGTATCACAAACAATCACTAAGGCACCTTTGTATTTCTTATCGGAAATGACATCCATATCACCAATGAATAGTAGCTTATTCACTTCCTCGCCTACCGCATAGACTTCTTTAGAAGGATAGGAATGCTTCAATAGCTTCTTTAAACCGATTTGTGATCCCAATGCATCCGGGTCCGGATGAACATGGCGATGAATGATAATTGTGTGGTATTTCTTAATCGCTTCGATTATTTCCGCTTTTTTATTGTCCATATCGCCATCTCCTTTTAATCTTCCCTTGTCCGTCGAGAGGTAATCGATAGTATGAATTATTCATATATTGACAATTATGCATATTCAATCATCCCATGACTCACGAATAAAGGCAATTTCCGATTACTCTGGATTGAGGGATGTATTTTTATATTTATCGGGAAGTATGCTAAAGCGTATTTCAATGGAAGTAATGAAAACACCTGAACAAAATTATTGCAAAATTCAAAAAATGATACTATACTTAATTTACCAAACCGATGACAGCAAGTTACCTTGCTGCATGGCCGGCTTGTCATAAAACTGGAATCCATAAAAATTGACTTGGTTCACTTGATCTTCCTTTGCAGGAAGACAGTTCGTGGATAAGGGTCAGTGAAACATTCAATGTAATGACATTGTTGGTTTTACTGGCTCTTTTTTGTGTATCCCGACAGTTTGAAAGGGGTGATGATATGAATGGAGCTTTGGAAGGAGTCAGGATTATCGATGTATCCCGTGTTTTGGCGGGGCCGTATTGTTCAATGATTCTCGGTGATATGGGTGCCGATGTTATTAAAATCGAGCATCATGAGGCAGGGGATGAGACGAGAGGATGGGGTCCGCCATTCGCCCAAGGAGAAAGCGCTTACTATTTATGTGCAAATCGAAATAAGCAAAGCATGACCTTGAATTTAAAGTCGGAACAAGGGAAAGAGATCTTCCGGAAGTTGGTGTCTTCAGGGGATATAGTGATTCAAAATTTCAAGACGGGCACGTTGGAAAAAATGGGGTTAGGTTTTGAGGATTTAAAGGAATGCAACCCCAAACTGATCATGGCCTCGATTACGGGATTTGGTTTAACCGGACCTTATAAAGATTTGCCTGGCTATGATTATATCATTCAAGCGATGAGTGGTTTGATGAGCATCACAGGGGAAAAAGATGGAAGCCCCGTGAAGGTCGGGGTGGCCATAGCTGACATATTGACTGGGTTGTATACATGCATTGGCATTTTATCCGCATTGCATCATAGGGATAAAGCGGGGGAAGGACAGGAAATTGATATTTCGTTAATGGATTGCCAGGTTTCTTCATTGGTGAATGTCGCCAGCAACTATTTATTCAGTGGCCAGACCCCTGAACGAATGGGAAACCAACATCCCAATATCGTACCATACCAAACGTTCCGGACAAGTGATGGGGAGCTTGTTGTGGCTGTAGGAAATGATGATCAGTTCAGGAGGTTTTCAGCCGTTATAGGCAGACCTGATTTAGCAGAGCAGGAACAGTTTAAGCATAATGAAAAACGTTTGCTGAACAAGGAAGGATTAATACCGATAATAGAGGATTTGTTGAAAGGAAAGACAAAGAAAGAATGGAAAAGGCTATTTGATGATGCAGGGATACCCAATGGTCCGATTAATGATATCGCTGAGATGTTCGAGGACCCGCAAATCATCGCAAGAGGCATGTTGGTGAACATGGAACATCCCACAATCGAAGATCTTAGAGTGACGGGATCGCCTCTGAACCTTTCAAAAACGCCGGTTACGATGAGAAAGCATCCGCCACTGTATGGTGAGCATACCGGTTCCATTTTGGCTGAAATTGGATATAGTCCAGACCAAATAAGCGAATTCAAGGAAAATAAAATTATTTAGGAGGAATTTAAATGATGAATTTCGAATTAACAGAAGAGCAGCAAAGTGTGAAGAAAGTGGTAAGGAAATTTGTGGATAAGGAAATTATCCCATACATTCAAGAGTGGGATAGGCAAGGTCAATTCCAGCCGCATATTTTAAAAAGGTTAGCGGAATTGCAATTGATGGGCGTTTGTATACCCGAAGAGTATGGTGGAGTCGGAATGGATTACAATACCCTTGCCATCGTTTGTGAAGAGCTGGAGCGAGGCGATACGGCTTACCGAACTGCAGTTTCTGTACATACTGGGTTAAATAGCATGACCTTGCTGCAATGGGGGACGGAAGAACAAAAACAGAAATATTTAGTACCGCAGGCAAAAGGGATCAAGATTGGCGCTTTTGGGCTGACTGAACCGAATGCAGGGTCTGATGTTGCGGCAATGAAATCAACGGCAAAACGTGTTGGGGACCATTATATCTTGAACGGGTCAAAAACATGGATTTCGCTCTGTGATTATGCAGATCATTTCCTCATTTTCGCCAAGACGGATCATGATGCCGGTTCAAGGGGAATCACTGCTTTTATTGTGGAACGAACTTTCGAGGGAGTGGAGTCGAAAGCCATTAAAGGGAAATTAGGAATTCGTGCCGGGAATACAGGCGAAATCTTTTTAACGGATGTAAAAGTTCCGGTGGAGAATAGGCTTGGTGAAGAAGGTGAGGGCTTTAAAATTTCCATGTCGGCATTGGATAGCGGCCGGTTTACAGTGGCCGCCGGTGCTGTAGGGTTAATAGAAGCAAGCCTGGAAGCAAGCTTGAAGTATTGCCATGAACGAAGTACATTCGGAAAAGAGATTGGCAGGCATCAGCTCGTTCAACAGATGATTGCCAAGATGACCGCAAATTTAGAGATTTCCAGATTGCTGGTCTTTAAAGCGGGTACCTTAAAAAATCAAGGTAAAAGGAATACGAAGGAAACATCACTTGCAAAGTGGATATCATGCAATGCTGCTAACGAAGCGGCCAATGATGCGGTTCAAATTCATGGTGCCTACGGCTACTCGGATGAATATCCAGTGGAACGCTTTCTGCGGAATTCAAAAGCCCCGGTCATTTACGAAGGAACCCGTGAGATTCATACTGTAATGCAGGGCGAATACGCACTTGGCTACAGACAAGATAAAGAGCTTCGTAAGCAATTGCCTGCATGGCCCTTCGAGCAAGTTTCCGTCCATTAACTATAGATAGAGGAGATCAGATGATGAACACATACTTTATTGCAGGGCATGCAAAACTTCCACAAGGGATGGCAGCGAGAAATATATATGATTCCATCACGATCACGGTAGAGCTTGACTTTAAATATGGTGTAATAGTCGAGGCTTCCTGTACACTTGCTACAGAACATGGCAGGGAATTCATTCGTCAACTGCTGCGCGGTTATTGTCTGAAAGATGGTATCGAAGAATTGATTGATCGTGTGCAGATGCATTATCGTGGGAAGGCTGGTCAAGCCATTCAAGCAGGGCTGAAGGATGTGTATGCACAGTTCGAATTGGTCTCCGTTAAATAAGAGAAACTGGAAGGATCCTACCGTATGTAAAAAGGGTAGGATCCTTTTTTTATAGGTTCAGGTACATGGCAAATAAGTCCACTATCAGTATAAATGGCAGTGTTTTTTATTGTTTAAGGAACTGGACATTTGAATGGATATATCGATCGTTGTTTTTAAAACGAAACGATTTAAGGTTGATTGGAGCGGAAGTGCGAGACTCCTGCGGGAGCAGCGGGACAGGTGAGACCCCACAGGCGTTTACGCCGAGGAGGCTCACCGCCCGCCCCGCGGAAAGCGAGCATCTGGAGGGGAAATCAACCACACCGCTTTACTTGGTAAATAGCAACAAAGTATGCGAAAACAGCCTTTTAAAAACACAAAACTCGCCCAATTTACGACGAGTTTGTGTTTTTTTATAGAAATTGGACTTTAAAGTGAAGCTTACTATCCAGTAAAAAAATATTAGTTGTACATTAAAACGGAACCATGAAACTAGAAGCACCGTCTCCGTCTATTGCGAAAGTTATTGCCGCAAAGCCAACTGCAGTGGTTTCTGTTGGAGCGCCTTCGTCTGCTGCAAGTGGACCTCCTCCTGCTGGTGCGCCTTTGTCTGCTGCAAGTGGACCTCCTCCTGCTGGTGCGCCTTTGTCTGCTGCAAGTGGACCTCCTCCTGCTGGTGCGCCTTTGTCTGCTGCAAGTGGACCTCCTCCTGCTGGTACGCCTTTGCGTACGGCAAGTGGACCTCCTCCTGCTAGTGCGTCTATGCGTACAGAAAGTGGACCTCCTCCTGCTAGTGCGTCTTTGCGTGTTGCGAGTGGACCTCCTCCTGCTAGTGCGACGTTTAGTGCTTCTGCGGCGGGAAGTTCGCCTATTATTGTTGTTTTTACGTGAAGAACGGCCTTTTGAACATGGGTCATTATGCATGAAATCGCCTAACCCGAAGGAATTGGCTCTATCCACCGCAACTTGTATATTTCGAATGATGTCAGACATATTTATTTATCCCCCTTTCTATACGTTAAACTATGCGCTTGTACGTAATATGCCAGAGATAATAGCACAATTTTTAATAAAAAATTTTTTTGGTGACACTCCTCGCTTCTTTACATAATTTAATATGAAAGTGAACGTGAAAGGGAAGGGTTATATGAATTCTGACAAGAAGCTGCCTGTGTACCAGCTTTTTATTCCACCAGTTAATTTAATGGAACTTCGCAGAGATATATGGTGCAATGATCCTTTACCGGCAAAGTTAACACTTAACAGAAAAAAACTTGATATTGATATTGTTTACCGTGGCTCACATATCCGCGGTTTTCGCAAAAAATCCTATAATGTAGTCTTTTATAAACCTAATACTTTTAGGAATGCCAAGGAAGTTCATTTAAATGCCGAATATAAAGATAAATCTTTACTAAGAAATAAATTATCTTTAGACTTTTTTGCGGATATAGGCACCTTATCACCGAACTCCCAGTTCGTTTTCCTGAATCTGAACGGAAAGGACGAAGGGATCTACCTAGAATTGGAATCGGTGGATGAATATTATTTGAAGACAAGGGGGCTGCCCAAGGGTGCCATTTTCTATGCAGTGGATGGTGATGCCAATTTCTCATTGATGAGCGATTTGGATAAAGGAATCAAAAAATCATTGGAGATGGGCTATCAAAAAAAATGCGGGACAGAAAAGGATGAATTATATTTACAAGAGTTGATCCTCCAAATCAATACAATTTCAAGAGTGGATTTTGAAAAGGAAATCGTAAAATATGTCGATGTGGAAAAGTACCTGCGCTGGCTGGCCGGTGTCATATTCACGCAAAACTTTGATGGGTTCGTTCATAACTATGCCTTGTATCGAAATGGAGATACTGGACTCTTTGAAATGATTCCATGGGATTATGATGCGACATGGGGCAGGGATGTTAACGGGAAAGTGATGGAAGAGGATTATGTGGGAATCGAGGGATTCAATACATTGACTGCTAGAATCCTTGATGTAAGGGGATTTCGTGTCCGGTACCAAGAACTTCTAAAGGAGATTTTGATCAATCATTTTACCGTGGGCTATATGGAACCTATCATTCACGAAATGCATGATCAAATAAGACCTTATGTTTCAAAAGATCCATATATCAAGGATAATATTGTGGAATTTGATAATGAGCCCGCATTCATCCTGAAATTCATTGAGGCCCGTGCAAAGTATATAAATAGCCGTCTGCATAAATTGGATTGATAATTCCTTTCCTTTAGTGATGGAACAATGAAAAATATGACAGCAGGAGTGTTGAAAGAAAAGCATTCCTGCTTTTTTCTATCCGATTCCATTTGCTTTTCTATACTATTACAGCTATGTTTGATAGAAAGATATAATCTAAAGTAATGAAGGATGGGAATGGATTGACTAATCATAGCCGCAAACCGGCATATATATATACGTTTACATGCAGCCCTGACGAACGCTCATTATCTAAAATGGAGATGCGCTCGTTCTTTGGCTTTGAGACTTCGGGAAATATTTTGAAAAGTGATATAGCAATTGAACCGAGCAGAAGCCCTTTTATAAAAGGGAGGGTCGACGTCATGTTTGAAGGGGAAAGCATATCCGAAATCGTTGAGCAAGTGAAAGGTATTCATTTGCCTGATTCGACGTTCAAAGTATTATTCGTAAAAATTAATGATTTGAATAAAGAAGCAAAAATAGATTATGATGGACAGCGAGAAATTGAACGGGAGATTGGCTGGCATATTCAGGGGGATGCAGATGTGCGTAATCCTGATCAGGTCTTTGGAATCGTGACCCTTGGCGGACGTTGGTATTTTGGGGAATATGTCAAACCTGAAGCGGTTTGGTTAAAACATATGAAGAAGCCCCGTGAATATTCAACAGCGCTTAGCACAAGAGTGGCGAGGGCCATTGCCAACATAGCCGTTCCGCATCCGGATGGAGTGAAGGCAATTGATCCATGCTGCGGAATTGGAACGGTATTGGTAGAAGCCCTGTCGATGGGGATCAATATTGATGGCCGGGATATAAACCCGCTTGTTACCGACGGTTCCAGGGAGAACATTGCCTATTTCGGACTAGAAGGTGATGTAACTACAGGTCCGATTTCGGAGGTCACCAGTAAATATGATGTAGCGATTATCGATATGCCGTACAATTTATATACACATGCGACGCCGGAAGATCAGCTAGCTATCCTTAAACATGCCAGAGGCTTTGCTGACAAGGTCGTCGTCGTAACGATCGACACGATGGATCATATGATTGAAGAAGCAGGATTTGAAATTGCCGATCGCTGTGTAGCGAGGAAAGGCATTTTTTCCAGAGAGGTTGTAGTGTGCGTCTAGACTCCGTCTACAAGAAAGGCTGAAATCTTTAATGATTTCAGCCTTTTTTGATGTCATTTAGCTTGATAATGTACTACATTTTCAACGAGTTGTTTCGTGACCTTCCCCTGATATTCTAAATAATCCAAATGGCCAATGATTTCTGACATGACGAGCGGGAATTCCACTATATACTTTTGTTTGTAAAACTCCTTTGCCAGTTCATTGCCGGTAGAAATTCCGGATTCTATCAAGTTCAGGATTTTTTGTGATTTTCTCTCTATGCTGTTGAGTCTTTTTTCAATCAGATGACCAGGTTGTTCAATGATGTTACCATGACCAGGAAAGAGGAGATTCACCTGTAATGCTAAACATCGTTTTAATGAATCGATATGATCTACAAGAGTCAGCATTCTATTACCGTTTTCATCAGGTTCGATCAAGGCATTGCTTGATATATGTTCTATCAATAAATCACCGGCAAGAAGCCGTTTCCCTTCCTGGTCAAGGAAAGCAATTTGATCCGGGGCATGCCCGGGAAATTCGATCACTTCAAAATTCATCCATTGTTTTTCCGTGATTGCGATGATGTCACCATTCAATTTTTGATCTTTATTATTATCGACCGCGTTGAATAGGTAAGCCACTTGTTTATCTCCCAGTTCACCACAGCCCATCTCAATGTAAAGCTGCTTATAGAATTCAATTCTCATACTTAAGAAGTAAGGGTCCCTTTTTAAACGGGGAATGGATTTAGAATGGGCATAAACGGGAATCGGATGGAGTTCGGTAATCCGGTTGACCAAACCAACATGGTCTCCATGGTGATGGGTTAATAAAATTTCCGTGATATCTCCAACGGTAAATCCATTTTCGTGTAATGTTTGCTGAAGGGCATTCCAGCAGACGTCATCATTCATGCCTGCATCGACTAATGTTAAAGATTCATCCTGTTTAACTAAATAAAAGTTTATACTTTTTAAAGATAAAGCGCTTGGAGCTATGATTGGATAAATATTAAATGTTGTATTCGTTTTCATGAACGTCCCATATCCTCCTAAATCGAGATAAACTTCATCTGGAAAATTGTTGCATTACTAATGACCGAATAGATTTAAAGGGTAATTATTCTATGATTAGTTGAATGAATTGAAACTGTCAAGCTGAAGCCTCCTTATAATAGAGAAAATTAATAGTAGAATGATTGGAAATGGATGGTCTATTTATCTAGTTTATTTTAAAATTGAATAAACAAGCTAGTAATTTAGCCAATATTCTTATAATTAATTGTTGGGTAATGAAAACTGAAGGTGAAAAATGGTGCAAGAATGCGTTACATGGAATGAAATGTTATAGGAGGGTTATAGTTTGAAGCCAAAAATTTATATTACAAGGAAATTACCGGAACAAATCATCGAAGGTCTTAGTCGGAATTATGATGTCAGGATGTGGGATCAAGAGGATATACCGGTCCCTAGAGAAGTCCTTGAAAAAGAAATAAAAGAAGTCGAGGGGCTGCTTTGCTTATTGACGGAACAAATCGATGAGTCACTGATTGAACGGGCGCCTAACCTGAAAATCATCGCGAATATGGCAGTGGGCCATAATAATATTGATCTTCAAAGTGCAACAAAACGGGGCATCATGGTCACGAACACACCGGGGGTTTTAACGGAAACGACAGCTGATTTAACCTTTGGCTTACTGCTTGCAACGGCAAGAAGGATGATGGAGGCAGAAGATTATTTAAGGAGCGGAAGGTGGGAAACATGGTCGCCGATGCAGCTGACCGGACAAGATGTACACGGCGCAACGCTTGGTATAATCGGATTAGGCAGGATTGGGGAAGCCCTTGCAAAAAGAGCTAAGGGATTTGATATGAACTTGGTTTATTTTAATCGAAGCCGTAAATATGAACAGGAAAAAGAATTAGGAATTGAATATCAGCCCCTTGAAAAATTGCTCCAAATATCCGATTTCGTTTGTGTCATGCTGCCGCTCACACCGGAAACCACTTATATGATTGGCAAGGAGCAACTGGAATCAATGAAAGGGACGGCTGTGCTCATAAATACCGCAAGAGGCGGGATTATCGATGAAAAGGCGTTGTACCAGGCGCTGGAAAACGGAGAGATTTGGGCGGCTGGATTGGATGTATTCGAAGAAGAGCCCGTCCCTGTGGATCACCCGCTGCTAACATTGCCCAATGTCGTTACGCTGCCGCATATCGGGAGTGCCAGCATTGCCACAAGATTGAAGATGGCAGCTCTTGCGGTACAAAACTTGATGGATGGATTATCTGGTGATACTCCGCGTAATTTAGTTTTGTTGAATAAAACAAAATGACCCTGAAATGGGGTTCGGAATGTCCTCATCCCGAATCCCTTACACGATTTTAAAACAGGACTGCCTTACTAAATTGTAGAAATTTACGACACTCCTGCCAAATAACTGGCTAGCCGATACCCCCCAGGCGCTTGCTTTGATGAGGCTTGGCAAACGGTCGGCGGAAAGGGAGCGGATTTCTGA
This window encodes:
- a CDS encoding MBL fold metallo-hydrolase — translated: MKTNTTFNIYPIIAPSALSLKSINFYLVKQDESLTLVDAGMNDDVCWNALQQTLHENGFTVGDITEILLTHHHGDHVGLVNRITELHPIPVYAHSKSIPRLKRDPYFLSMRIEFYKQLYIEMGCGELGDKQVAYLFNAVDNNKDQKLNGDIIAITEKQWMNFEVIEFPGHAPDQIAFLDQEGKRLLAGDLLIEHISSNALIEPDENGNRMLTLVDHIDSLKRCLALQVNLLFPGHGNIIEQPGHLIEKRLNSIERKSQKILNLIESGISTGNELAKEFYKQKYIVEFPLVMSEIIGHLDYLEYQGKVTKQLVENVVHYQAK
- a CDS encoding aliphatic sulfonate ABC transporter substrate-binding protein, yielding MLKKSFFALILSVLLIGIVSGCTQSSSNDEEGEGSGGKSVKIGYFPNLTHSATIIALEKGFFEEEFGKDVKIETKTVANGGLFMEAMATNAIDVGTVGPGPLLNFYVKNPEYHLISGAVNGGAVLVASEGSKVTDLKDLGGKKVAIPVIGSTQDVMLRKALQDVDLKPTTNGGTVELYAAAPADTTALFVQKSVDAAATQEPWGYVLENQAKGKLLLDWDQFAWGKDSPNTVVAASQKFLDKKGLAASYLKAHEKAVKFIQDNPEESQELVIKHLKELTGKELSKEEVASAFSRLEVTTEVNEQVIQEMADISKEAGYIPSNDIKGMIDLSILEEVSK
- a CDS encoding DHH family phosphoesterase, with translation MDNKKAEIIEAIKKYHTIIIHRHVHPDPDALGSQIGLKKLLKHSYPSKEVYAVGEEVNKLLFIGDMDVISDKKYKGALVIVCDTANISRISDTRYDHGDMLIKIDHHPDYEQFGDLSWVDPSYSSASEMLVDLFLEFPEGFIMNKEAAKSFYAGILSDTGNFMNGNTTSRTLKMVSHLRTYNIHPERIHNSLNIKTKNASRLQTDILMSFNVTDKGVAYFIITEDLLNMYGVDRIEASNLVNTLSNVRSNKIWAFFIEYPSEIRVRIRSRNIPIASVARQFNGGGHSLASGATIHSWDEVDHVIQALDQVCP
- a CDS encoding TRM11 family SAM-dependent methyltransferase is translated as MKDGNGLTNHSRKPAYIYTFTCSPDERSLSKMEMRSFFGFETSGNILKSDIAIEPSRSPFIKGRVDVMFEGESISEIVEQVKGIHLPDSTFKVLFVKINDLNKEAKIDYDGQREIEREIGWHIQGDADVRNPDQVFGIVTLGGRWYFGEYVKPEAVWLKHMKKPREYSTALSTRVARAIANIAVPHPDGVKAIDPCCGIGTVLVEALSMGINIDGRDINPLVTDGSRENIAYFGLEGDVTTGPISEVTSKYDVAIIDMPYNLYTHATPEDQLAILKHARGFADKVVVVTIDTMDHMIEEAGFEIADRCVARKGIFSREVVVCV
- a CDS encoding CotH kinase family protein, yielding MNSDKKLPVYQLFIPPVNLMELRRDIWCNDPLPAKLTLNRKKLDIDIVYRGSHIRGFRKKSYNVVFYKPNTFRNAKEVHLNAEYKDKSLLRNKLSLDFFADIGTLSPNSQFVFLNLNGKDEGIYLELESVDEYYLKTRGLPKGAIFYAVDGDANFSLMSDLDKGIKKSLEMGYQKKCGTEKDELYLQELILQINTISRVDFEKEIVKYVDVEKYLRWLAGVIFTQNFDGFVHNYALYRNGDTGLFEMIPWDYDATWGRDVNGKVMEEDYVGIEGFNTLTARILDVRGFRVRYQELLKEILINHFTVGYMEPIIHEMHDQIRPYVSKDPYIKDNIVEFDNEPAFILKFIEARAKYINSRLHKLD
- a CDS encoding acyl-CoA dehydrogenase family protein; the encoded protein is MNFELTEEQQSVKKVVRKFVDKEIIPYIQEWDRQGQFQPHILKRLAELQLMGVCIPEEYGGVGMDYNTLAIVCEELERGDTAYRTAVSVHTGLNSMTLLQWGTEEQKQKYLVPQAKGIKIGAFGLTEPNAGSDVAAMKSTAKRVGDHYILNGSKTWISLCDYADHFLIFAKTDHDAGSRGITAFIVERTFEGVESKAIKGKLGIRAGNTGEIFLTDVKVPVENRLGEEGEGFKISMSALDSGRFTVAAGAVGLIEASLEASLKYCHERSTFGKEIGRHQLVQQMIAKMTANLEISRLLVFKAGTLKNQGKRNTKETSLAKWISCNAANEAANDAVQIHGAYGYSDEYPVERFLRNSKAPVIYEGTREIHTVMQGEYALGYRQDKELRKQLPAWPFEQVSVH
- a CDS encoding DUF3870 domain-containing protein: MNTYFIAGHAKLPQGMAARNIYDSITITVELDFKYGVIVEASCTLATEHGREFIRQLLRGYCLKDGIEELIDRVQMHYRGKAGQAIQAGLKDVYAQFELVSVK
- a CDS encoding ABC transporter permease — encoded protein: MITALRRIIFIAMIAGIWEVTSRLSSLPEFMFPSLTQVLETLFNGLMSGQITEAIGKSLGRILIGFTIAIIVGLILGYFIWRFKLVEDTLGFVVTALQSIPSIVWFPLAIIWFGLNDFSILFIVTIGATWTMTVNATSGFRNVPQLYQRVAKTYGSTGFHFLRTVILPASVPQIISGLRIAWAFSWRALMAGELLGGGGGLGQLLEMGRSLGQMDLVISVMIIIAIIGTIVDNVVFSRLERNVQLKWGVK
- a CDS encoding CaiB/BaiF CoA transferase family protein, with the translated sequence MNGALEGVRIIDVSRVLAGPYCSMILGDMGADVIKIEHHEAGDETRGWGPPFAQGESAYYLCANRNKQSMTLNLKSEQGKEIFRKLVSSGDIVIQNFKTGTLEKMGLGFEDLKECNPKLIMASITGFGLTGPYKDLPGYDYIIQAMSGLMSITGEKDGSPVKVGVAIADILTGLYTCIGILSALHHRDKAGEGQEIDISLMDCQVSSLVNVASNYLFSGQTPERMGNQHPNIVPYQTFRTSDGELVVAVGNDDQFRRFSAVIGRPDLAEQEQFKHNEKRLLNKEGLIPIIEDLLKGKTKKEWKRLFDDAGIPNGPINDIAEMFEDPQIIARGMLVNMEHPTIEDLRVTGSPLNLSKTPVTMRKHPPLYGEHTGSILAEIGYSPDQISEFKENKII
- a CDS encoding 2-hydroxyacid dehydrogenase, whose amino-acid sequence is MKPKIYITRKLPEQIIEGLSRNYDVRMWDQEDIPVPREVLEKEIKEVEGLLCLLTEQIDESLIERAPNLKIIANMAVGHNNIDLQSATKRGIMVTNTPGVLTETTADLTFGLLLATARRMMEAEDYLRSGRWETWSPMQLTGQDVHGATLGIIGLGRIGEALAKRAKGFDMNLVYFNRSRKYEQEKELGIEYQPLEKLLQISDFVCVMLPLTPETTYMIGKEQLESMKGTAVLINTARGGIIDEKALYQALENGEIWAAGLDVFEEEPVPVDHPLLTLPNVVTLPHIGSASIATRLKMAALAVQNLMDGLSGDTPRNLVLLNKTK